GCTTACCCGCACATGCAGTTTTTACCTGGGAATCTCTGTTGCAAACGATTTTTATGGTTCAGTCTTGGGGGCTTCCAACGACGGTCAGCTGGAATTTAGCTGCTTGGTCAATAAGCTGTGAATGGCTCGTTTACCTGACTTTCCCGATTTTTGTATCAATATTGGGTTTGTTCAGAAAGTATACCTTTGTACTAGTTTCACTGATTCTTGTCATTGTAGTTGCGGATGCGGCACTCATTATATGGAGCTATAAAGCACACGGACTATCAATATTTGGAGTGATAAGAGTCGTATGCGGATTTTCTGTCGGAGTTCTAACGTATTTGATATACGAGAATTTAAAAGGTAAAAAATCGGCACAAAAAGAACACTCTATTCTATTCTGGATTACTGGTTTTCTAGTTGTCTTTTCGATACAAAAATATCCATTCTCTCTACCATTGACAATTATTTTTTTCGCATATTTTGTCCTTTCAATTTCTTTGAAACGACTTCCACCAGGTTTTATTAACGCCTCCCAGCTAGTGTATTGTGGGCAAGTCTCCTATTCGCTCTATCTTTCCCATTCGTCGGTTCTCTGCCTCTTGATTGTATTTATTAAACCTCAGTCTTTTGCAGACGCCGATGTTTGGGTTAGGGTTTCATATATATTTAGCTACCTAGTGGTTACTGCAATCTCTAGTATCCTTCTCCATCGCTGGGTCGAAGTCCCGTTTCAAAAATTACTGCGAGCAGGCAACCTACGTACAAGCATGAGCGCAGCGTAGACATGGCGCGATAAAATTTTGAGCATACTGAAATACCCGCGCTCTGTTCTGGTTGAATGAACCGGACACTTAAATAAGAGACAATACCCGTCAATTATTGGAGTGTCATTATGGGACAGAAGCGCAGTTACAAACAGTATCCTAAAGAGTTCAAAGAAGAAGCAGTGGCCTTGGTGCGCGATCAAGGCTATTCAGTGGCTGAGGCTGCCAAATCATTGGGTGTGGCGAGCAACTTATTGTATCGCTGGAAGGATCAGCAAGAACAGTTGTCGGTTGGCAAAGGGCTTGCTGAAGATGAGCGAGCAGAGCTTCAACGCCTGCGCTAAGAGAACAAGGTACTGCGCATGGAGAAAGACATTTTAAAAAAGGCCAGCACCTTCTTTGCGAAAGAAATGAAGTGAAATATCACTTCATCAAAATACACACTCAAAGCTACCCCGTGCGGCTGCTTTGTCGAGTGATGAAGGTCAGCAAGTCGGCCTTCTACGCATGGAGGGTTCGCCCAGCCCAGTTAATAACGACTCAAGAGCTGACGATGTACCGAAGGATCAAAGCGCTGTTTACATCGAGTCGCGAGAGTTTGGGTAGCCGAGAAATGGCCAAAAATTTNCGCGCTGAGGGCTTTGACGTAACACGCTATAAGGTCATGAAAATCATGGGGAGATTGAAACTCCAGGTCCGCCAGCGTATAGCGTACAAGATAACAACGAAGCGCAAGCACAGCGATGCCGTAGCGGCGAATTTATTGAATCAAAACTTTAATCCTGTCGGGCTGGGTCAAATTTGGGCGGGGGACATCACCTATTTAAAAACAGCCGAAGGTTGGGTGTACTTGGCCGTTGTGATGGATCTTTATTCTCGTCGTATCGTTGGCTGGGCGACCGATAAACGCATGACAACCAGCTTGATTAGTCGAGCTATGATCATGGCGTACAACCTTCGTCGCCCAGCCAAAGGGCTTATCTTTCATAGTGGCCGAGGGTCGCAGTACACCAGTAAGCCTTACCGTGACCTGCTGGCAGATTATGGCATACGGCCATCAATGGGAGATGTAGGTGCTTACTGGGATAATGCTGTTGTGGAACGTTTCTTCGGCAGCTTAAAGCACGATTGGATCTTCAAAGTTCATCAGCCCACTCGTGAGCATATGATGAATGACGTTCGAGCTTATATTAAGTATTACAACCTAGATCGACTTCATTCATCAAACAATGATTTATCGCCGCTTCAGTATGAAAATTTAGCAAATTAATGTGTCCGGTTTTATTGACCAGAACATTTTTCAAATTAACAAACATCGCACGCGAAATACACCAGCCGCTGCATTTAGTAAACCCGCGTTAATGATATTTTAAACACGCGTTTAATAATGCGCCGATTTGCGTATAATGCGCCGATGACTTCGACAACGACAGCACCTACATTGAAAGCCAACCTACTATACCCACAGCTGATGCAAGTCAGCCGCGCAATGGAAGCGCGTCTGATGCACCGCATGAGTATCAATGGCCACGCTGATTTAACAATGAACCTCGGCCCGCCACTGATGCTGATTGCCACTGGCCGGTTTCGATTGAACACACTGGCGTCCAAACTGGGAATGAGCAACCAGCAATGCAATCAGTCGCTCAAACCCATCGAACGGCTTGGTTTAATTGAACGGCAATCAGACCCCTCTGATGCCCGCGCCAAAATCATCGTGTTAAGTGAAAAAGGCACCCGCCTGATCACAGACGCGATAGATGGCATCTTCAATATCAACAACGAACTGGAAGAAACCATCGGTAGCGAGGTCATGTTTCGCCTAACAGACGCTGCCAATGCGCTTTGCCAACAAGCCAATTTGATCGGTAATGTCGAGCATCGTATTCCGTTTGCCGGCCTCGCTGGTATTTCATCCCGTTATCTCGAAAAACGTTTGATGGAACTGACCAAGCAGCAGGGCCACAAACACCTGCAAATGTCGTTTTCACAAGTGCTTGGTTATATGCCTGTCGAACAACATATCGGCATCACCATTTCTGAACTGGCGCTACAAAACAAAGTAAGCATTCAGGCTATTTCACGTATTGCCAATGAGCTGGAAGGCCTAGGTTATGTAGCCCGGGTAACCGACAACCACGATAAGCGCGTGCGACGCTTGCAGCTGACCGAACGCGGCCTTGTGCTG
This BD1-7 clade bacterium DNA region includes the following protein-coding sequences:
- the slyA gene encoding Transcriptional regulator SlyA, producing the protein MRRFAYNAPMTSTTTAPTLKANLLYPQLMQVSRAMEARLMHRMSINGHADLTMNLGPPLMLIATGRFRLNTLASKLGMSNQQCNQSLKPIERLGLIERQSDPSDARAKIIVLSEKGTRLITDAIDGIFNINNELEETIGSEVMFRLTDAANALCQQANLIGNVEHRIPFAGLAGISSRYLEKRLMELTKQQGHKHLQMSFSQVLGYMPVEQHIGITISELALQNKVSIQAISRIANELEGLGYVARVTDNHDKRVRRLQLTERGLVLMQDAVRSTQKLDAELLDMLGEKNKTALEEGMSALYRIMLKPELSDHDEDNPQLAVLLDYIRGYAKNPTHIHNSHLERQLMANINDAQLAALQGIITRLGEKA